TCTGGTACACCAGTCTGTTACAGACATAAATTAAGTTGAAGAAGATTACATTACCTTACAAAGTAAATGCACGAAAACAAATGCAGGAATTGAATGAGTTTAATCAAAATTCTAACTTGTTCATGCTggatatttataaaatttacaGGAGTTCTGCAATGACCCTGAGAAATAGGCCTTCACAGGGTAATTAATTGTTACAAGTCTTTTAATATTCCCTGAAGATTCTGAATTACATTTCCCTGTATTTCATATCTGCatttttaagtgtgtttgttACCATGCATTGGGATTCCAGTTGCTGGGATGTTGAGACAAGTGTTTGACAAAATTGAGTGAGTGTGCAGTTTGTGTAGATGTGATTACCTGTCATAGCTTATAAAGCTTAATATCCCTGTTGTTCCTCTCTAAATTACGGCAAAATTACCCTGGCACAGAATCATCACCAAAAGCAGGCCCTGTGAATGGCTTGTTGACTTCTTGGTTTCCATGTCACCTGGAGGTTTTTTGCTGTGTGCATAGGTGAGTTTTAGGATTGCTGGAGAGCTTCAGCACTTCACCTGGACAGCCTCTGCAATGGCTCATGCCCTTTTACCCCCCTGGCCTTGGTCCGACAAGCATCACCGTCATGGAGCAGACTTATGACGACgcaaggcattgtgggaaagcCGCTGCCTCTTAAGGTTGTCCTTGACTCTTTGTCGGAGGCGCCGCTTGGATTGTTCAAATAAGTTCTTTGGGAACTTGGCAGTATTGCTTCCAGCGAAGTGGTTCTGCTTTTGCTGAGGCTCACTCCTGCAAGACCAgcaaaatgtgttaaataacCCACTGCAAGCAAAACAACGTCTGTTACAGGGACCGCAGACATACAGTCAATCCTCTCCATGACTTCAAGttatatgaaaaacaaattctcGTTCTGCAACTTTGTACATACTGTGTCCATGGCTACCGTGGGCACACATTTGTTTCTGCCAGTGTTTTCTACtgactgtttttattgtaaagTAGCAGAGTCATTTTTTGGTATTTGAATGCggtagaagggggtgcggtggcgcagtggcgcagtgggttggaccacagtcctgctctctggtgggtctggggttcgagtcccacttggggtgcagactggcgccctgtcctgggtgtgtcccttctccctccggccttacaccctgtgttaccgggttggctccggttccctgcgaccccatatgggacaagcggttctgaaaatgtgtgtgtgtgtggattcgGTAGTTCGATGGGGAGTTGCTGAATTTTGTAATGACCGCACCTGCAATTGGGCTGGTGGAAGTGGGTATAGACACCGTTCCTCGGAGAGTGATGCCTGCTATGTAGGGTGTACACAGACATGCTAGGGTGCTCGATCAGCAGGTTCTCCAGCGGGTTTGTCTCCAGGAGCACCGTGGCCTCGCCTCCAGCTGTGAAGCAAGGAGGTGGGGTAACAATCCAACCCTCATTCAGGGCACATAAGCAACTCCCATCCTCAGGGTCCTCCAGCATGTACAGGGAAGAACAGGAAGAGTAAAGGGACTGATCATCAGGGGACGGGATTTCCTGTGAGTGCTTCCTGCTTGCTCTGATGCCGTAAGAGGTGCCATCAGCATCTGCAGTGGAGAGGCCACAAAAAGTAACACTGAAGCACAGAAGACACTAAACCCATGAATACACACCACATATTTTTCTGATTGGCATCTCCGGTTTCCATTCATAAGCGTTGGCTGTAAGTGCAAAGAAATTAAGTCACATAGATTTTGGGTGACTAAATGAAAAGTAGAGAACCCAGTGTGCTGTGTTGTTATACTGATTCAGTGACTACGCACTATTTATATTTCTTGGGTGCAGTCAGTTTTTCCAAAGGTAAATATAAAAAGCCGGCATGCCAAGGGAAGCCAGAGAGTGTCTCAGACAGATTGTTATTCTGACTGCCTGCGTGTAAAAATAGCTTCATCTACAGTGACGTCCAAAGATTGAGCATGAAATGGAAGGACGAGGCCAAACAAAACTGATGTTATGACATCTCTGACCTTTGCCTCCaaagttcagttttatttgttccAGATAATACTAACTTCCTCGAAGACTGACAACAATCCTTTTCATAAGCATAACAGTAAGCTCTGGGAGATATGCGATTGTGTCTCCACAGGCTGCGCTCAGACAATCACAgcttttacagtaaaatgcaccaCTCTGTAGTGCATAAtactagtcaaaagtttgagtccTTTGGGGAAACCTGGGCAACAACTGTATGGGACGCACTGGAAAGCAAAGGAACACACGAGGTCTGCTGTAGGTCTCTGGGATCTGCTGCAGAAGACACACCGGCTCATTCCCTGGTTACCAAATACCTTCTGAACAAAGTAGCTACTATACCAATAACTAGTATCATGCAAATATATTCAGAGTTTCAGCTGATACTGTACATCTGTAGAGGGCTCAA
This genomic interval from Scleropages formosus chromosome 23, fSclFor1.1, whole genome shotgun sequence contains the following:
- the LOC108933363 gene encoding tumor protein p53-inducible nuclear protein 1-like, with amino-acid sequence MFQRLTRVLFGDAAGDSSLLETKYELDEKEEDDEWILVDYHDADGTSYGIRASRKHSQEIPSPDDQSLYSSCSSLYMLEDPEDGSCLCALNEGWIVTPPPCFTAGGEATVLLETNPLENLLIEHPSMSVYTLHSRHHSPRNGVYTHFHQPNCRSEPQQKQNHFAGSNTAKFPKNLFEQSKRRLRQRVKDNLKRQRLSHNALRRHKSAP